One window from the genome of Lolium rigidum isolate FL_2022 unplaced genomic scaffold, APGP_CSIRO_Lrig_0.1 contig_42955_1, whole genome shotgun sequence encodes:
- the LOC124681456 gene encoding DEAD-box ATP-dependent RNA helicase 12-like, whose translation MHHPRARYPPGYDYGGAGAGGGRGGNGGGGGGNGGGGGGGNQNYYGGRNPHPQHHDYHHQQQQHGQRNSFPQQQQYQQRNSLSQQQQQQQQQQQQHQQWLRRDQAAAQASGESAARAAPRLDAVDTSSQDWKAQLNIPAPDTRFRTEDVTATKGNEFEDYFLKRELLMGIYEKGFERPSPIQEESIPIALTGSDILARAKNGTGKTAAFCIPALEKIDPEKNAIQVVILVPTRELALQTSQVCKELGKYLNIEVMVSTGGTSLKDDIMRLYQPVHLLAGTPGRILDLTKKGICMLNECSMLIMDEADKLLAPEFQPSVEQLIRYLPASRQLLLFSATFPVTVKDFKQKYLPRPYVINLMDELTLKGISQYYAFVEERQKVHCLNTLFSKLQINQSIIFCNSVNRVELLAKKITELGYSCFYIHAKMLQDHRNRVFHDFRNGACRNLVCTDLFTRGIDIQAVNVVINFDFPKTAETYLHRVGRSGRFGHLGLAVNLITYEDRFNMYRIEQELGTEIKTIPPQIDLAEYCQ comes from the exons ATGCACCACCCGAGGGCGCGGTACCCACCCGGCTACGActacggcggcgccggcgccggaggcGGCCGTGGAGgtaacggcggcggcggtggaggtaaCGGCGGTGGGGGTGGCGGCGGAAACCAAAACTATTATGGTGGCCGAAACCCGCACCCGCAGCACCATGATtaccaccaccagcagcagcagcacgggcAGAGGAATTCGTTCCCGCAACAGCAGCAGTACCAGCAGAGGAATTCGCTctcgcagcagcagcaacaacagcagcagcagcagcagcagcatcagcagTGGCTGCGGCGGGACCAGGCCGCGGCCCAGGCATCAGGAGAGTCCGCGGCAAGGGCAGCGCCGCGGCTCGACGCCGTGGACACGAG CTCTCAAGATTGGAAGGCACAGCTGAATATTCCAGCTCCAGATACTCGTTTCAGGACAGAG GATGTTACTGCAACAAAAGGCAACGAGTTTGAAGATTATTTTTTGAAGCGCGAACTACTGATGGGAATATATGAGAAGGGATTTGAAAGGCCATCTCCTATTCAAGAAGAGAGCATTCCAATTGCTCTTACTGGAAGTGATATTCTTGCAAGAGCGAAAAACGGCACTGGCAAGACTGCTGCATTTTGCATTCCAGCACTTGAAAAAATTGACCCAGAGAAAAATGCCATACAAG TTGTTATATTGGTACCAACAAGGGAACTAGCCCTGCAGACTTCACAAGTTTGCAAAGAGCTTGGGAAGTACCTGAATATTGAAGTTATGGTGAGTACTGGAGGAACCAGCTTGAAGGACGACATTATGCGTTTGTACCAACCTGTTCATTTACTTGCTGGGACACCTGGACGGATACTGGACCTTACCAAGAAGGGGATTTGTATGCTGAACGAGTGTTCAATGCTCATTATGGACGAG GCAGACAAGCTGTTGGCTCCTGAGTTTCAGCCTTCCGTGGAACAACTTATTCGCTACCTTCCAGCTAGTCGGCAACTATTGCTGTTTTCTGCAACCTTTCCTGTAACTGTCAAGGATTTCAAGCAGAAATATCTGCCTAGGCCTTATGTTATTAATCTGATGGATGAACTAACACTGAAAGGAATTTCACAATACTATGCTTTTGTAGAAGAAAGGCAAAAAGTTCATTGTCTGAACACACTTTTCTCAAAG CTTCAAATAAACCAGTCTATTATATTCTGCAACTCTGTTAATAGAGTTGAGCTACTGGCTAAGAAAATCACTGAGCTTGGCTATTCGTGCTTCTACATTCATGCTAAAATGTTGCAAGACCATCGAAACCGAGTGTTTCATGATTTTCGCAATGGTGCTTGCAGAAACCTCGTGTGCACAG ATCTCTTTACCAGAGGAATTGACATCCAAGCTGTTAATGTTGTCATTAATTTTGACTTCCCCAAGACTGCTGAAACATATTTGCATAGG GTTGGACGTTCTGGGAGATTTGGGCACCTCGGCTTGGCAGTGAACTTAATCACTTATGAGGACCGCTTCAACAT GTATAGGATTGAGCAAGAACTTGGCACAGAAATAAAAACAATACCTCCACAGATTGACCTGGCAGAATATTGCCAATGA